A genomic region of Trifolium pratense cultivar HEN17-A07 linkage group LG3, ARS_RC_1.1, whole genome shotgun sequence contains the following coding sequences:
- the LOC123913990 gene encoding uncharacterized protein LOC123913990: protein MDARKQKNAGWLSVPQFGDWDQKGQVPDYSLDFSKIRETRKHNKSNISRASLGNDEEFNMDSNSSSVNTTHSHSSDQQHIPRYHQTHSPTTKKSFFSYFNCCVKA, encoded by the exons AAAAATGCAGGTTGGTTATCAGTGCCACAGTTTGGGGATTGGGATCAAAAGGGTCAAGTACCTGATTACTCacttgatttttcaaaaataaggGAAACAAGGAAACATAATAAGTCAAATATTTCAAGAGCAAGTCTTGGCAATGATGAAGAGTTTAATATGGATTCAAACTCCAGCAGTGTTAACACTACCCACAGCCATAGCAGTGATCAACAACACATCCCTCGCTATCATCAAACACACTCTCCAACG aCAAAGAAGAGCTTCTTCAGTTATTTCAACTGTTGTGTGAAAGCCTAA
- the LOC123913991 gene encoding 60S ribosomal protein L6-3-like has product MAPKQRTPRVTRNPDLIRGIGKFSKSQMYHKRGIWAIKAKNGGVLPRHDPKPKPESPAEKPPKFYPADDVKKPLRNKHKPKPTKLRASITPGTVLIILAGRFKGKRVVFLKQLPSGLLLVTGPFKINGVPLRRVNQSYVIGTSTKVDISGVNVDNFDDKYFSKEAQKKKTKGEGEFFESDKEEKKVLPQQKKDDQKTVDAALIKSIESVPDLKTYLGARFSLKAGVKPHELLF; this is encoded by the exons ATGGCGCCGAAGCAGAGAACACCTAGAGTTACCAGAAACCCTGATTTGATTAGGGGAATTGGAAAGTTCTCAAAGTCTCAGATGTACCACAAGAGAGGTATCTGGGCTATTAAGGCCAAAAACGGCGGCGTTTTACCTCGTCATGATCCTAAACCTAAACCTGAATCTCCTGCTGAGAAACCACCCAAATTTTACCCTGCTGATGATGTGAAGAAACCTCTTCGCAACAAGCATAAGCCTAAGCCTACTAAGCTCAG GGCCAGCATTACTCCAGGGACAGTGCTGATTATTCTTGCTGGTAGATTTAAGGGCAAGAGGGTGGTGTTTTTGAAGCAACTTCCATCTGGATTGCTTCTTGTGACTG GCCCCTTCAAGATTAATGGAGTTCCTTTGAGACGTGTGAATCAGTCCTATGTGATTGGTACATCTACCAAGGTAGATATCTCTGGTGTTAATGTGGATAACTTTGATGATAAGTACTTTTCAAAGGAAGCTCAGAAAAAGAAGACCAAGGGAGAAGGAGAATTCTTCGAGTCAGACAAGGAG GAGAAAAAGGTGTTGCCTCAGCAAAAGAAAGATGACCAGAAAACTGTGGACGCTGCATTGATAAAGTCAATTGAGAGTGTTCCAGACTTGAAGACTTATCTCGGTGCCAGGTTTTCTCTCAAGGCAGGTGTGAAGCCACACGAGCTACTCTTTTAG